The following are encoded in a window of Narcine bancroftii isolate sNarBan1 chromosome 2, sNarBan1.hap1, whole genome shotgun sequence genomic DNA:
- the pcnx4 gene encoding pecanex-like protein 4: MGPDVPLLNDYKQEFFWKRFPQTVLGGPRFKLGYCAPPYIYVNQIILFLIPWVFGGIGTVLYQLSTLEDYWASILAAGLMLLAAFIIQGLNLWVRWKSVAVETFTSENTLTDEDEFDFSSCAGSETVKFIIPGKKYLVNTVFHSILAGALCGLGTWYLLPNRLMIMYVNTGATAVLFVFGWVTVCIGEYSLIINTAVETATFQPQDTYEINALTRPLYIFAFVAVDLAYRFTVSSILLQTVQILHIIFVFLPILWAVGILPPVDALVLWVLEQLLEFVFGGSPMATNLRLFIIFSVSAGVVITTFFIPNTLGVVLFTTGMGFILSLDLGQIETSFRFCCRTADPSMKYPKSGSHRIGRQFGWKEILIYIIFLIMILAEAGLLHFFARDLATSGRSPQTILSYILIITLVGWKICQEIQGAFILFGLFRNPFFPKGIRTVEVFKQKRAILMRVALIQRILLNFVSPFAMLAFLSVDTSLQYLHTASLCIGFTRAFRMVWQNTENALLEVVMIAIVRLATLHSSLVWWNNLGTGIQLLMIGIIRDRLFQAISKLKFALTVLISSWTEKKQRRKSSSAIIILNIILFPVVLMIIALASALSAPLLPLFTLPVFLVGFPRPNKSWPGSVGSAACLCPDSVYYQHMKHNLAAAFCTAFSAGSLGNPTPGSHYLCRFQDRLVWVLILERGFGYCCVNIKGLELQETSCHTVEARRVDEVFEMSFEQNEHARTCFLNQHFSNILTPATVVPVQVYSDGRNVLTGIIDSLENLKHLKEDFAKVFIWVLLHHINNKSKPDIQDHMPLQQKTTWLEENTVASLQTESSQGPKDSSSINSELFSDWSDEEIFELEPIGNKSGIHPVKNITDMQQMTTKPVVTSIPGSLETQSISSYVNNEELPKRTTMYGLPATDKGKPGLLETSTHKMIPVVIFSSPYSHRLKVPENWQSGPFSSLLLQELLKSFPEEWYSFVLSLLDVFHSDEKPSIILEVIGDATLKDMYSHVVMTCYGVMLGTDSSIPSPNQVFKVYSGDIPGSLALDWLIQKPELLKLALKAFRYTFKLMFDQASLGPVENFAELVNYLEEYDRNWFIGMVSEPLWQQAVLQEKPYLFSLGYDPSLSLYTGRVLSLQEILLHVGQLNAEAIRGQWANLSWELLYATNDDEERYSIQAHPVLLRNLTVQSANPPLGYPIYSSPSMHVSLF, encoded by the exons ATGGGTCCAGATGTCCCTCTACTGAATGACTACAAACAAGAATTTTTTTGGAAAAGGTTTCCACAGACGGTACTCGGAGGTCCACGATTCAAACTTGGATACTGTGCTCCACCTTATATTTATGTTAACCAAATCATCTTATTCCTGATACCATGGGTTTTTGGTGGTATAGGAACTGTTCTTTACCAGTTAAGCACATTAGAAGATTACTGGGCATCAATCCTTGCTGCAGGCTTGATGCTGCTGGCAGCTTTCATTATACAAGGCTTGAATCTGTGGGTAAGATGGAAGAGTGTGGCTGTTGAAACATTCACTTCGGAAAATACTTTGACAGATGAAGATGAATTTGATTTTTCAAGCTGTGCTGGGTCTGAAACAGTAAAATTCATCATACctggaaaaaaatatttggtcAATACAGTTTTTCATTCCATTCTAGCTGGAGCTCTATGTGGCCTTGGAACATGGTATTTATTGCCTAACAGATTAATGATAATGTATGTCAACACAGGAGCAACTGCTGTGCTTTTTGTTTTTGGTTGGGTGACAGTGTGCATTGGAGAATATTCATTAATAATAAATACTGCTGTAGAGACTGCTACATTCCAACCACAAGATACATATGAAATTAATGCACTTACAAGACCCCTTTATATTTTTGCCTTTGTTGCAGTGGACCTTGCATACAG gTTTACAGTAAGTTCAATACTGCTTCAAACAGTTcagattttgcacattatttttgtatttttgccTATTCTTTGGGCAGTTGGTattttgcctcctgtggatgcaCTTGTCTTATGGGTTCTTGAGCAACTCTTGGAATTTGTGTTTGGAGGTTCACCCATGGCAACCAATCTAAG GCTTTTCATTATATTTAGTGTGTCAGCTGGAGTGGTGATCACAACGTTCTTTATTCCCAACACTCTCGGTGTAGTTCTCTTCACAACTGGAATGGGATTTATTCTTAGCCTTGATCTTGGTCAGATAGAGACTTCATTCAGATTCTGCTGCAGGACAGCTGATCCTTCTATGAAATATCCCAAAAGTGGCAGTCATCGAATTGGACGGCAGTTTGGCTGGAAAGAAATCTTGATTTATATTATTTTTCTTATAATGATACTTGCTGAAGCTGGATTATTACATTTCTTTGCAAGAGATTTAGCTACATCTGGAAGAAGTCCACAGACCATATTAAGCTATATCTTAATAATTACGTTAGTAGGATGGAAGATTTGCCAAGAGATTCAAggagcatttattttatttggaTTATTTCGGAATCCTTTCTTTCCTAAAGGCATACGAACTGTTGAAGTCTTTAAGCAGAAACGAGCAATATTGATGAGGGTTGCATTGATACAAAGGATTCTTCTTAATTTTG TCTCTCCATTTGCCATGTTAGCCTTTCTTTCAGTGGATACTTCACTACAGTATCTCCATACAGCATCCCTTTGTATTGGATTCACACGAGCTTTTCGCATG GTGTGGCAAAATACAGAAAATGCATTATTGGAAGTGGTCATGATAGCAATTGTGCGACTTGCCACATTGCATTCAAGTTTGGTATGGTGGAACAACTTGGGCACAGGAATTCAACTTTTAAtg aTTGGTATTATACGAGATCGCTTATTTCAAGCAATTTCCAAGCTCAAGTTCGCTTTGACTGTACTCATCTCCTCTTGGACAGAGAAGAAGCAACGTCGCAAATCATCTAGTGCCATAATCATTTTGAATATTATTTTGTTTCCAGTTGTGTTAATGATCATAGCTCTTGCTTCAGCACTTTCGGCCCCTTTGCTTCCATTGTTTACACTTCCAGTTTTTTTGGTGGGATTTCCGCGACCCAATAAAAGTTGGCCTGGATCTGTTGGTTCTGCTGCATGTCTGTGTCCTGATTCAGTATATTACCAGCATATGAAACACAATTTGGCTGCAGCATTTTGTACAGCATTTTCCGCTGGTAGCTTGG GGAATCCTACACCTGGCTCTCATTACCTGTGCCGCTTTCAGGACCGTCTCGTATGGGTTTTGATTTTGGAAAGAGGTTTTGGGTATTGCTGCGTTAACATTAAG GGTTTAGAGCTACAAGAAACCTCTTGTCACACTGTTGAAGCTCGACGAGTGGATGAAGTGTTTGAAATGAGCTTTGAACAAAATGAGCATGCAAGAACTTGCTTTTTAAATCAACATTTTAGCAACATCTTGACTCCAGCCACTGTAGTACCAGTGCAGGTTTACTCTGATGGACGGAATGTATTAACAGGAATTATTGACTCTCtggaaaatttaaaacatttaaaggaaGATTTTGCTAAAGTTTTTATATGGGTACTTTTGCATCATATTAATAATAAATCTAAACCTGATATTCAAGACCATATGCCACTACAACAAAAGACAACTTGGTTAGAAGAGAATACAGTTGCATCATTGCAAACAGAATCTTCTCAAGGTCCTAAAGATTCCAGCAGTATAAATTCAGAACTATTTTCTGATTGGTCAgatgaagaaatatttgaattagAGCCCATTGGAAATAAGAGTGGAATACATCCAGTTAAAAACATTACAGATATGCAACAAATGACAACAAAACCTGTTGTAACATCCATTCCTGGGAGTCTTGAAACACAAAGCATATCTTCATATGTAAATAATGAAGAATTACCAAAAAGAACAACCATGTATGGACTTCCTGCTACTGATAAAGGAAAACCTGGATTATTGGAAACAAGTACCCACAAAATGATCCCAGTGGTTATTTTCAGTTCTCCTTACTCGCATCGGCTaaaggtgccagagaattggcaATCAGGGCCTTTTTCTTCTCTACTGCTTCAAGAATTGCTGAAATCTTTCCCTGAGGAATGGTATTCATTTGTTCTTAGTCTTTTAGATGTGTTCCACTCTGATGAGAAACCATCCATTATCCTTGAAGTAATAGGCGATGCAACTTTGAAGGATATGTATTCCCATGTGGTAATGACTTGTTATGGTGTAATGTTAGGAACTGACTCCTCAATCCCCAGTCCCAATCAGGTCTTCAAGGTGTATTCTGGTGATATACCTGGGTCTTTGGCTTTAGATTGGCTGATTCAAAAACCAGAGCTGCTTAAACTTGCATTAAAGGCATTCAG ATATACTTTCAAGCTGATGTTTGACCAAGCCAGTCTAGGTCCAGTTGAAAATTTTGCTGAATTAGTGAATTACCTGGAAGAATATGATAGAAACTGGTTTATTGGAATGGTGTCAGAGCCTCTGTGGCAGCAAGCAGTGTTACAGGAGAAACCATATCTCTTTTCCTTGGGATATGATCCCAGTCTG AGCTTGTATACAGGACGTGTCCTGTCACTTCAGGAAATTTTATTGCATGTTGGACAGTTAAATGCAGAAGCAATAAGAGGTCAGTGGGCCAACTTGTCTTGGGAGCTACTGTATGCCACAAATGATGATGAGGAACGATACAGTATTCAAGCACATCCTGTATTACTGAGAAACTTAACAGTCCAGTCAGCTAATCCTCCCCTTGGTTATCCTATCTATTCATCTCCATCTATGCATGTGTCTTTATTCTAA